The nucleotide window GAACAGTGACTAGAATCAACTGAGAGTCACTATCCTTGTCCTTTTTTGCACTGTATCCTGGAACTAACTCATGTTGATAACATCAGCTTTATCCAGAAAGCTGGCTGAGTACAGAACCTGAGCTACTGTATTTATGACTCTCAGGCAGATATTTTCACCTATTGCTCTGGGAGAACAGCAATGCCAACATAAAAGTTTACACAAAGTTTCACCTTACTTCTCACAAAATAGGTTATGGCTTTGAAACAAAAGATTGCAATGCAAACCAGAGGTTCCTACTTCAACCATAAAGTTATACGGTATCTAAGGAGAGGAATACAAACCCTTTGGCTTAGGACAAGTTCTGTGGATAGGCCAAGATTGTTTTCCAGGCAATTTATGCTTTATAGGGAGCCTTATGTCCTATAACATGTGCCCTTTCTCTTGGGGGCGGACTGTTCTGCTCTCTCCTCACCCATCAATGACAAACACACTCCCCTCCCTTAACTCCAGGCAGATGTAGCAAAAAGTGTGTTACACTTACCCTGGAACAGTGAGCTTCACTTTGACCTTGTAGGAAACCAGAATCCCCATCACTGCCTTGTCTATTCCATCCTTAATGctgccagagaaaacagagagcaGTGTGAGGTGGCAGAGCAACATAGCAACAACACATGCCTGGAGCAAGAACTAGGGGAACATCCTGGAAGTGGGAGGGCAGGCAAGCCTCAGGTACAGCCAACACCTCTCCAGATCTGTGATCGCTGTTCACCCGGAATGAACACGATGGCAGAAGCACTCGTGCTACACGTACCCATCCGGGCACACCTTTACAAAGTCTTGAGGGAAGTGTCTGCTCCATCCTCCCCTCTTCTCTGTAACTCTCCCACTACCTGGGACCATTTAAAATTCCACTCACATAGTACTAGAAGCCAAGTTGGTGTCCTCATCCTTCAGTTTTCCATCCAGAGCTATTTCCCTTGTCTCCCGGTTATTTGCAAGCAAGGGCAAAAGTGTCAGTGTCTTGGTCAGGCTGCTGTTGGGCTGCACCTTCTCCCTGAAAATAAGAAGGGAAGTGATACACAGTGATTTGTTATACACCCTGCTAGGAGAATTTCAAAACAGATTACAAAGCTGCCCAAAAGGAGAGGAATTTATCTGTCCAAATCCAGTTGTCAACAATGCAGATGTCCACCTCTAATCTAATCAGCAAAATTCCCTTTATaatcagcagagaaaaacaagcacTTACAGAAAATGCTTGATTTCACATTAAGGCAGAAAAGTAGGTCAAAACCAccatagaataatagaatagtttaggttggaaaagccctttaggattatcaagtccaaccattaacccagcactgccaaggccaccagtgaaccatgtccccaagtgccacgtctatttttcctaatatccaacctacaCCTCTCCTCAGCTGCAACTTGAGGTTacttcctctgtgctgcagaccTCTGAATTTGGACAGAATGAATCCTAGTTGAGAATACCAATACTGAATGGAAAACATGTCCCTAAGCTACAGAGCAGAACACCAGACAAAGTACCTGGGTGTGCCCAACCCTCCTCACAGAGTGAGGTTCAGAGCTGCACTGCCAGTGCaatgaaaaaaagcaagtgGTTCTCCATAACATCTACAGGCTCAAGGTTTCCGTGGGCTTTCTCAGGCCAGAAGAAACCACATGAAATGCTGTTGCTCAAGCAAGAGGGTCCATGACTTCCACTCAAACAGCAGCACCTTTCAGAGGTGTTGCATCTCTATTTGAAGATTTCCAGCAACGGGGAACCTTCCGCCGCTGCCACTAAGCTTGTCTAGCAGGTAATTACTCTTCAAACCTCTTCTGCAACATCCCTGTTCCCTGAAAAAACATGAggatctctgctgctctgtgaaaaGGGGACCAGCTGCATCCAGAGAGTATGAGTGGTGTGGCACACACGAGGTAAGAGGAGAGAGCACTGTAACAGCAGGAGACTGTCAGACTGTAATTATGAGAACCTCCCGCTACTGATGACGAGGGTAATTAAAAGGGTGTGAAGGAGCAGGAGCATTCACTCACTGTGCTTCCTCAGCAGCCACCACTTTGGTATAGAAGTCACTGGAGTACAGCACCACATTGGCCACCTGCTCCACtgagggagaaagaagaaagcagacaCTCAGGTGTCCACAAACAACACAGTTGCCCCCACCCCAAGTCCCAGGAGTGGGAAACATGGTGAAGACAGCAGAAAACCCCATCCATTTAGAGCCTCAAGGGACCACCAGGTCAGATAGTCTGACCTGGACAGAGACCAACAGCACACCAATGGCCAAAGTCTGTCTTCCCTGAAAGGCATCTTGCCTTGATTTGGAGACAACAGAAAGTCAATAACCCACAAGCAGATTCTCTTGGGATCTTCTCTTTCTATCACAGAGatctccttcttccttctctgtttgGGTCTGCTTTTATCTCTGGTCCTGGTATCTCTTGTGTGCCTACAGCCCATGCATGTGGAGACAGCATCAGCACAGACTGCAGTCAAGAGCCTGTGGTAACAAATGGCTTATATTCTTATTATATAAACCCCAAGGTAATTCTGACTGAAACACTGAAGACGAGAGAATCTGGGACCAACGAGGTCTTTTTAAGCCTAACAGAGGAATATCAGCCTAAAAATATTTGGGAATCacagtgcatcccagtgcccaTTCAGTGGCACTGAAACAGCTTTCTCTGGTATAGTTCTGTAGGAACCTCAGCCATTTtgttcccctccctgccttcttttctctttcctatcCTCTGTCTTTCAGACTgtcttccccagctccacagctTGTGGGATGAAAACATGTAGTGTCACAGataaaacactggcacagcaTGGAAGCTCAGCCCCTGTCCTCAGCTCCTTGAGGAGGAATGACACCACTGCTGGCAGAGTGGGTGTTTCTCACACTGCCAGAGGTTTCTGGAACACCAGACAAAGCTGTATGTGATCTAGGCACATTCACAGTTAGCAGGAGCATCACACTGACAGGGAGCCCTTCCCACTGACCTCccaaaaatgtggatttttctCCACTTTTCCCACACCTGCATTGCCCACTGTAGGTGCCAgaccctttctcttttcctaggGGGGGACAATCTGGTACCTGAAATTAAGACATACAAGTAACCAcaagaatcaggaaaaaaggtACAGCACTTCACTTGACGAacagcaaagaaacagcaacaCACAGGGGGAGGGAAAAATTCCTGATATCCCCAACTGCCTTCTTAAACTGCTACAAGCACTAAATTCTGGCTCTCTTTCAGTCCTATTGTGCTCAAAGAATCCCAAGCAACAGTAAAAACATACCCTGGACTTTGATCttcttcactgttttctctGTGCAGTTGTTGATGGTGACAGTCACTGGAATGGGCTCGCCATGGTAGTATAGCTAGAAGGAATGTGATGCTCTGAAATCCAGCCAGGAGACTTCTTCCAAGCCCTAAACCCATCTTAAATTCCCCCAGATTACACCTCACAGAGCCCAGATAGGGGAAGATGACCCTTCCCAGCGATTCATGACCTCAAATGTGTTTGGTAACAGGGTTTCAGCCACCCCTAGCAGTAGCCACTGACTGAAATTACATTAGAGCCCTTGAGTGCTGGGACAAGTCAGtctcagctgggaaagcagcaaaatgccCATTGGCCTGCAGACATCATgatgtccccagccccagggcaaaCACCCCCTGACCTCTTTACTGAGGCAAGCTTTCAGGTGCAGGGGCTTGTTGGACATGAAGAACTGCCAGGTGGTCTCCGCACAAGGCTGCGGTCCCGGCTTCTCCGGAGCATACTGCATCTTACGGATCAGCAGACGTGCAGAGTTCCTGGGAAGTAACAGAGGACAACACGGTGACACCTGGTGCTTGGCAGAGGCAGGAGTTCTGCATTCCCATGTGCTCACACCCGAGAAGCCACTGACAATGGAGGCAAAGCTGAACAAGCACCGAGGTGCATCACTGGATCACCTATCCCCTTTAAGGCAAAGCTGAAGAGAAACACATCCTGTTACCTCCTATGAATTCTCTCTTCCACATTTTCTGTTGAGAAAGCTTTCACCTCAAAGTCCACCCCACAAGTCtgccagagagagagagaggacagCTGTGAAATCAGGATCATCTGTAGATGTTTCAGCATCTTTCTGCACACCAGAAACTGGCAGACTCCTGCCAGCTGCAAATTCTTCTGGCCTCCCACCATTGTCACAGACACCCCTGACAACTGGTGTTGGCACATCCACCTGTTCCATGGTGCTTCTGATAAATGAGGTTTAATCCCAGCCTCTGAAAGAGGATGTCCCTGCTCCTGAAAGGCTTccagtgagagcagtgctggaaaggTCACATCGTAAGACTGACCAGTGTGCAGCGCTCTCTGGCCCCCCCTGGGTTTCTAAACTGAATTTCTGAGTTGGCTTTGTAATGCCAATACCAGCATCTAAGGAGTGGAAGTGATCAGGCCAAGCTAACCTTTGCTTTCACAGGTTTATAGCATTGTGGGACACCTGTGCGAGTCCAGGTAACTCTCTACAGAGACATTTTTGATAGAATATCATTCCCTGGCATAAAACACAGCTTATCCTTTTTGCACTATATTATACAACCCTCATTCCACTTTGCCTGGCTGACTGCCTAGTTCTGCTGTCCAGACAAGCATCCAGTAAAGTACAAAAGGAATCTTTTTAACAGTATCAGAAACTTTGCAGAACATATCATTATTTAGTGACTTTTACTCCAGGGTTGTTCTGTTTACACATATGTACAAGCCAGCTCTTCTCTGCATTTAATTCAGGGCAGATCTTAACATATGTTATTTATAGCAATCTGTGAGATTTTAGGCACtcagtctccttttctttcatacagCCTCACAGCCACAATCATTTTATGTGCAGCCAACCCACAAATCATGTGGTAGTCTTAAGGAAGCTATAGCACTGCAGATTTTGTAGTCTTGCTGCTATTGGTCTGGATTCCCTTTCTTATTTTGAGGATTTCAACTCCAATTCTGTGACACCCACTTTTAGCCCTTAGTTCTTGACATTTGTGGTACAGCACAGTAAAATCAGTATCACCTTCTCCTACTCCCAAGCTAGACAAAttgacatgatttttttccacctgaCTTTCCTTAACCATGATAAGCGTAAGTGTCCCACTGGTCTCACCTTATCAACATCACGAGGTGCAGGCTGCAGACAGACCGAGCAAGGCAGGTAATCGGGGAACTgcatgaggaagaagaggaaatgcACCAAAGCAATAGTACACAGACGTTCTAGGTAACATACTGCTCACAAAAGCACTCCTGAAGACAAGGGGTCACTCCTTGTAATGCAGTAACCCTTTGGAATTCTGGCTAGTACACTCGCCTTGTATGAACAAATCCCTCTCTgccaaaaatactttaaaagtcaagaaagaaaaaaagaaaaaagtccacGCACTACATGAATCTTCCTCAGGAACACTAAGGCAGACGTGACTGACAGTACTGGAAGGATTTCCTGTTAGAATTTGGCAGTCAGCTGTCATTTGCTGACAACATCTGGTAAAGAGCTTTTCATCTCCTTATTTGATCCAcaaagtttttaaagaaaaaggatcTAGCACTGGGGCAATGGTATAAAGTATTCCAGCCCCTCAGGAATGGGAAGGCAAGGATATATAGGGCTGTTGCTAGCATAAAGCCATTGCAAATTCCCTTgcctttttaaggaaaacaattttcacagtgctgtgaccactgcacAGTTAGGATGCTCTTGCACTTCGCCTCTCGGGattgcaagaaggaaaaaaactattgGTAACACCACCTGTCACTCAAAATTGGAACTTGCAGAACATGAACTCACTATTAATTCCCATCTTCAGTCCATCACCAGGCCTCAACAGCCTGGTGAGTACAGACAAGAATAGAATCAGAGGCTCTTTCTGAGATACTTACTGTAAAGAAAAAGGGATAAGCATTTTTCCCCAGCTTCTTCAGCAGAGATTCCTGCAAGAGGGTGAGAGACTCTGGCTTGTCAGCAGGCGGGTACACCTGGACCCTGGAGAAGAACAGGTCCCGGCGGAAGGTGAGGCCAATCACATCGATGTCTTCCTGGCCATAGCGGAACGCGCAGGTGAGCGACACGAACACTGAGAAGAAGCACAGGACAGGTGACACATGTGGCAGGATAACAGTGAAACATCTCCTGCCTCAGGGAGACATGGAAACTCATTTCAACACTTGAATAACCCAGTGAGTATTCATCCCATGTGTAACAACAAGCATTGCATTGATAAGAATGCCCATTCACTGGGGGAGAGTTACATTTGTACccttaaaagaataaaaaggttCTACCTCAGCATCTCACTCAGAAAGACAAACAATTTCTGAGAAATACATTGCATAAAACCTcaaaccttttttccccttgataATAGCAGGATCCACCAACACAACACcatctgaaagaaaggaaaaaaaatcaagattaaCAGAGGATAAGCAGGGTTgagagcaggaagagcagcacaTAACCTTGTGGACTTACCTACAGGCTCCACACTCCCTATGTTGTCAATGAAGTCCCGCTTTCCCAGGTAGATGGtcagctgtggggagaggaTGACCACAGCTGAACTATAAAATGCTTGTGGTTGTTGAGGGAAGGGGGACACGCACATCAGGGAGCTATAAATCTTGCAGAGATCAGAAcaattccattttaaatggatttttttttttcccagcaaacaTGCAACCCACCCCCACCAGACTCAACAGGATTATTCACGTGCTTCAGGACATCAGAACTGAAGACCTGATCTAGACCAACTCCCAAAGGTACAGCAAAAATACTTGTGCATGGGACAAAGAAGTGTAGATTTTAAGATTTTTGGTGCCATCAGGTTGGAAAGACAATGAATCaactttgttttaaacatttacCAGCAGAAGTACAACCCAGGAGGAGAGTGAGGTGAGCTGCCTTCCTCTTGTATTATAACATATGAAAAGTTTGCCCTAAAAACTGTTTACATCATCTCCTCAAACTTAGTGCTAAATACGGATCACACTCCTTtgtcagacaaaaaaaaaaaggggacaGGAAAGAGCTTTCTAGTAAGTCTCCAGTCTGACTATAGGTAAAACTCAAACCTAAATAAGCCCACTATTACCATACTCACAGCTTTGTCACGGGTGCTTTTTCTGAAGATAACTTGTTTTTGAGGAGAATCAGCATTCTTCCCACCCATCCCAGTCTTTTGAGAGTCAGGGCAGCTCATGGTCAAAGACAGGGATGCGACTGTGGGTGAATGAAGCTCTTCTGTCCCAAAATGTCCTGTCCCAGATGCCTGGGAAAAACAGGTGGATGAGATTAAAGCAGTGGGTAAAGCACTGTACTCCTGTGATGTTTCAGAACCCCTCACACATCCAAATGGTGCCTCTGTTTAAAATCTACTCAGGTGGTTTGTGTTGATAAGGAGTCAGACCAACCCCCAAATGAGACCTCATCTGTCCTGCTGCATTTTCCTCAACCAGAACCCAAAGCAACCCATTATGGGCAGAATAG belongs to Corvus moneduloides isolate bCorMon1 chromosome 10, bCorMon1.pri, whole genome shotgun sequence and includes:
- the SAG gene encoding S-arrestin isoform X1, coding for MSCPDSQKTGMGGKNADSPQKQVIFRKSTRDKALTIYLGKRDFIDNIGSVEPVDGVVLVDPAIIKGKKVFVSLTCAFRYGQEDIDVIGLTFRRDLFFSRVQVYPPADKPESLTLLQESLLKKLGKNAYPFFFTFPDYLPCSVCLQPAPRDVDKTCGVDFEVKAFSTENVEERIHRRNSARLLIRKMQYAPEKPGPQPCAETTWQFFMSNKPLHLKACLSKELYYHGEPIPVTVTINNCTEKTVKKIKVQVEQVANVVLYSSDFYTKVVAAEEAQEKVQPNSSLTKTLTLLPLLANNRETREIALDGKLKDEDTNLASSTIIKDGIDKAVMGILVSYKVKVKLTVPGMLGDLTSSEVGTELPFRLMHRKPEEKNPAGKDGEAELVFEEFARQQLKNTPDEEDKNSPSTDE
- the SAG gene encoding S-arrestin isoform X2, whose translation is MSCPDSQKTGMGGKNADSPQKQVIFRKSTRDKALTIYLGKRDFIDNIGSVEPVDGVVLVDPAIIKGKKVFVSLTCAFRYGQEDIDVIGLTFRRDLFFSRVQVYPPADKPESLTLLQESLLKKLGKNAYPFFFTFPDYLPCSVCLQPAPRDVDKTCGVDFEVKAFSTENVEERIHRRNSARLLIRKMQYAPEKPGPQPCAETTWQFFMSNKPLHLKACLSKELYYHGEPIPVTVTINNCTEKTVKKIKVQVEQVANVVLYSSDFYTKVVAAEEAQEKVQPNSSLTKTLTLLPLLANNRETREIALDGKLKDEDTNLASSTIIKDGIDKAVMGILVSYKVKVKLTVPGMLGDLTSSEVGTELPFRLMHRKPEEKNPAAHMP